A stretch of the Bradyrhizobium arachidis genome encodes the following:
- a CDS encoding phosphoserine transaminase → MSDTTNPPSRKPSNSNFSSGPCAKRPGWTLPALEGAVLGRSHRSRPAKAKLKEAIELTRSVLGIPADYRIGIVPGSDTGAVEMALWGLLGPRGVDLLAWDSFGQDWVTDVTSQLKLDDRRVFQAPYGELPDLSQTDADRDIIFTWNGTTSGVRVPDADWISDSRKGLTICDATSAAFAMKLPWQKLDVTTWSWQKVLGGEGAHGIIVLSPRALTRLVDHTPRWPMPKIFRMVARGAVNEGIFEGETINTPSMLVVEDAIDGLKWAQSIGGLPALVERCEGNLALVTEWQRKSSWCDFLAVQPEIRSCTSICLKIGDPQIAYEEQAHFVKKMVDLLDRNGVAYDIAAYRSAPPGLRIWAGATVMKDDLSILLEWLDFAYSEARRGNSHA, encoded by the coding sequence ATGAGCGACACGACAAATCCTCCGAGCCGCAAGCCCTCGAATTCCAATTTTTCGTCGGGCCCATGCGCAAAGCGTCCCGGCTGGACGCTTCCTGCGCTGGAGGGAGCCGTCCTGGGACGCTCGCATCGCTCGAGACCGGCAAAGGCGAAGCTGAAAGAAGCGATCGAACTCACGCGGTCGGTGTTGGGAATTCCCGCCGACTACCGCATCGGCATTGTTCCGGGCTCGGATACCGGCGCGGTGGAAATGGCGCTGTGGGGACTTCTGGGCCCGCGCGGGGTCGATCTCCTCGCTTGGGACAGCTTTGGGCAGGACTGGGTGACCGACGTTACGTCGCAACTGAAGCTTGATGACCGGCGGGTGTTTCAGGCGCCCTACGGAGAATTGCCGGATCTCAGCCAGACCGATGCTGATCGCGACATCATCTTCACGTGGAACGGCACCACGTCCGGAGTCCGTGTGCCTGACGCGGACTGGATCTCGGACTCTCGCAAGGGATTGACGATTTGCGATGCGACCTCGGCAGCCTTCGCAATGAAATTGCCGTGGCAAAAACTCGATGTCACGACCTGGTCCTGGCAGAAAGTGCTGGGCGGTGAGGGAGCGCACGGGATCATCGTGCTCAGTCCCCGTGCGCTCACCCGTCTCGTCGATCACACGCCGCGTTGGCCGATGCCCAAAATATTTCGAATGGTCGCGCGCGGGGCTGTCAACGAGGGTATTTTCGAAGGCGAGACCATCAACACGCCATCGATGCTGGTCGTGGAAGATGCGATCGACGGTCTTAAATGGGCTCAATCGATCGGCGGTCTGCCAGCCCTCGTCGAGCGTTGTGAAGGCAACCTCGCGTTGGTCACGGAGTGGCAGCGTAAAAGCTCATGGTGCGATTTCCTCGCCGTCCAGCCGGAGATCCGATCATGTACTTCCATCTGCCTCAAGATTGGCGATCCGCAAATCGCCTACGAGGAGCAGGCACATTTCGTCAAGAAAATGGTGGATCTTCTGGACAGGAATGGCGTCGCCTACGACATTGCCGCATATCGAAGTGCACCGCCCGGTCTGCGGATCTGGGCGGGAGCAACAGTGATGAAAGATGATCTTTCCATTCTGCTGGAATGGCTTGACTTCGCCTACAGCGAAGCACGGCGAGGGAATTCTCATGCTTGA
- a CDS encoding cytochrome ubiquinol oxidase subunit I, protein MLGLTALELARIQFGFTVSFHIVFPAITIGLASYLAVLEGLWLWSNDTVYRDLYHFWSKIFAVNFAMGVVSGLVMAYQFGTNWSYFSAFAGSITGPLLTYEVLTAFFLEAGFLGVALFGWNKVGPGLHFFATVMVATGTLISASWIVASNSWMHTPDGFEIINGRVVPVDWLKVIFNPSYPYRLSHMVVAAYLATALFVGASGAWHLLKRRHTRTARTMLSMAMWMVLVVAPLQIAIGDALGLNTLKHQPAKIAAVEGHWENKPGATVPLILFGWPDMASETTRYGVEIPYLGSLILTHDWNGRIPGLKEFAPEDRPDSTIVFWSFRVMVGLGALMLLLGMWSLWLRWHQRLFRSKLFLRFAVMMGPSGLIAILTGWYTTEIGRQPWVVYGVMRTKDAVSNHSALALSTTLIVILVMYFAVFGTGVSYMLKLVAKGPEEPGSKDARDESDAQNRRPARPLSAVPDLFDPGVGETPTGKE, encoded by the coding sequence ATGTTAGGATTAACGGCGCTCGAATTGGCACGCATCCAGTTCGGCTTCACGGTCTCGTTTCATATTGTCTTTCCAGCGATCACGATCGGGCTGGCGAGCTATCTCGCCGTTCTCGAGGGCCTCTGGCTCTGGTCGAACGATACCGTCTACCGCGACCTCTATCATTTCTGGTCGAAGATATTCGCGGTGAATTTTGCCATGGGCGTCGTCTCCGGCCTCGTCATGGCTTATCAATTCGGTACGAATTGGAGCTATTTTTCGGCTTTCGCGGGCAGCATTACTGGTCCGCTACTCACCTACGAAGTACTCACCGCCTTCTTCCTCGAGGCCGGTTTTCTCGGTGTTGCTCTGTTCGGATGGAATAAGGTCGGACCGGGACTGCACTTCTTCGCAACCGTCATGGTGGCGACCGGCACGCTGATTTCGGCGAGTTGGATTGTAGCTTCAAATAGCTGGATGCATACACCCGACGGATTCGAGATCATCAACGGTCGAGTTGTGCCGGTGGATTGGTTGAAGGTGATCTTCAATCCATCCTATCCTTACAGGCTTTCACATATGGTCGTGGCGGCGTACCTCGCGACTGCGCTGTTTGTAGGGGCGTCGGGAGCCTGGCATCTATTGAAACGGCGCCATACGCGGACGGCTCGGACCATGCTTTCGATGGCGATGTGGATGGTGCTCGTCGTTGCTCCGCTGCAGATCGCCATTGGCGATGCGCTTGGTCTCAATACACTCAAGCATCAGCCCGCGAAGATCGCTGCGGTCGAAGGACACTGGGAAAACAAGCCGGGTGCGACCGTTCCACTCATCCTCTTCGGCTGGCCGGACATGGCATCTGAAACGACCCGCTACGGCGTCGAGATCCCCTATCTCGGGAGTCTGATCCTGACCCATGATTGGAATGGGCGGATCCCCGGCCTGAAGGAATTTGCCCCAGAGGATCGGCCGGACTCTACCATTGTTTTCTGGAGCTTCCGCGTCATGGTCGGCTTGGGAGCGCTCATGCTATTGTTGGGCATGTGGAGCTTGTGGCTGCGCTGGCACCAGCGCTTGTTTCGCTCAAAACTGTTCCTGCGTTTCGCCGTCATGATGGGACCTTCAGGCTTGATCGCCATTCTCACAGGTTGGTACACGACCGAGATCGGTCGGCAGCCGTGGGTGGTGTACGGCGTCATGCGAACGAAGGATGCTGTCTCGAATCATTCCGCGCTTGCGCTCTCCACAACCCTGATCGTGATCCTCGTTATGTACTTTGCTGTGTTCGGGACCGGCGTCAGCTATATGCTGAAGCTGGTTGCCAAAGGTCCGGAAGAACCTGGCTCCAAGGATGCGCGCGATGAAAGCGATGCGCAGAACAGGCGGCCGGCGCGACCGCTTTCAGCAGTGCCGGACTTGTTCGATCCGGGCGTTGGAGAAACCCCGACTGGGAAGGAGTGA
- the cydB gene encoding cytochrome d ubiquinol oxidase subunit II yields the protein MGIDLPLIWAIIIGFGLMMYVIMDGFDLGIGILFPFVHDRHDRDTMVNSVAPVWDGNETWLVLGGAALLAVFPLAYSVILSALYLPIVLMLGGLIWRGVAFEFRFKADEAHKPFWDKAFALGSYVATLSQGFAIGAFINGFKVADGAYSGGGLDWLTPFSLFTGLGLVVAYALLGSTWLVMKTEGALQHRMRLLAQPVTMAMLAMIAIVSLWTPLAHPAVAARWFSLPNIVFFAPVPILVLLSTWAILRTLRRDSHSAPFLFALFLLFLGYSGLAISLWPNIIPPSISIWDAAAPPQSMGFTLVGALFIIPFILGYTAWSYYVFRGKVRTGEGYH from the coding sequence ATGGGCATCGATCTTCCTTTGATCTGGGCCATCATCATCGGCTTTGGACTGATGATGTACGTGATCATGGATGGCTTTGATCTCGGGATCGGCATTTTATTCCCGTTCGTTCACGACCGCCATGACCGCGATACGATGGTCAATAGCGTCGCCCCAGTATGGGACGGCAACGAGACCTGGTTGGTCTTGGGCGGCGCGGCGTTGTTGGCTGTGTTCCCACTCGCTTATTCCGTGATCTTGAGCGCGCTCTATCTGCCGATCGTCCTGATGCTCGGCGGGTTGATCTGGCGCGGCGTTGCGTTCGAATTCCGGTTTAAGGCGGACGAGGCGCACAAGCCGTTCTGGGACAAGGCCTTTGCCTTGGGTTCATATGTCGCGACCCTATCGCAGGGTTTCGCGATCGGTGCTTTCATCAACGGCTTCAAGGTGGCCGACGGCGCTTACTCAGGCGGTGGTCTTGACTGGTTGACTCCGTTTAGTCTTTTCACGGGTCTCGGGCTTGTTGTGGCCTATGCGCTGCTCGGCTCGACGTGGCTGGTTATGAAAACCGAAGGCGCGCTGCAGCACCGCATGAGATTACTCGCGCAGCCAGTGACAATGGCCATGCTGGCGATGATCGCGATCGTCAGCCTTTGGACACCGTTGGCACATCCAGCCGTAGCCGCGCGCTGGTTCTCCCTGCCGAACATTGTCTTCTTCGCACCCGTTCCTATACTCGTGCTGTTGTCCACGTGGGCGATCCTGCGCACGCTTCGGCGGGACAGCCATTCAGCGCCGTTCCTGTTCGCGCTGTTCCTCTTATTCCTGGGCTATAGCGGTCTCGCCATCAGTCTGTGGCCGAATATCATCCCGCCGTCGATTTCCATCTGGGACGCGGCCGCGCCTCCTCAAAGTATGGGCTTCACCTTGGTGGGTGCACTCTTCATTATCCCATTCATTCTCGGCTACACCGCTTGGTCCTATTATGTCTTTCGCGGCAAGGTGAGGACGGGTGAGGGTTATCATTGA
- a CDS encoding thioesterase family protein — MLSQVLATPVMILIMENAALNAIRPFLDIGESAVGTAINARHLAATPVGYDARAEAEVIKVDGTRIEFKVSASDEMEEIGNGTHERTVINLHSFNGRLARKSKRQQRDLDSVRAPIISCPGPQPRTVQRRCSSCGMTGESILWTRAPALHLCFFMASAATPTTG, encoded by the coding sequence GTGTTGTCGCAGGTGTTGGCCACCCCAGTGATGATCCTGATCATGGAGAATGCCGCCCTCAACGCCATAAGGCCTTTCCTCGATATTGGTGAGAGCGCTGTCGGTACCGCGATAAATGCACGGCATCTTGCCGCGACGCCCGTAGGTTATGATGCTCGTGCCGAAGCCGAGGTGATCAAGGTCGACGGAACGCGAATTGAATTCAAGGTGTCGGCGAGCGACGAGATGGAAGAGATCGGCAACGGAACACATGAGAGAACGGTGATCAATCTTCACTCGTTCAACGGTCGCCTTGCTAGGAAAAGCAAGCGTCAACAGCGCGACCTGGACAGTGTGAGGGCCCCAATAATTTCCTGCCCTGGGCCTCAGCCGCGGACGGTACAAAGAAGATGTTCTTCGTGTGGAATGACCGGCGAATCCATTTTGTGGACGAGGGCTCCGGCCCTGCACTTGTGTTTCTTCATGGCCTCGGCGGCAACGCCGACAACTGGCTGA
- a CDS encoding carboxymuconolactone decarboxylase family protein — protein MSRLPLRTLDDAPDGAKNGLELSQKANGFLPNLVRLLANAPIALEAYQTLSGINARSGLRLAEREAVQITAAATHGCGFCVAGHTIVAYERAGLSEDVVNALRNNDHVPNERLNAIAEFTRAVIRGRGNVNDNELKAFREAGFTDANALEVVLGVSLATLCNFANNLGRSELNPEYLPYAWTNPTAAAAE, from the coding sequence ATGTCCCGACTTCCCCTTCGCACCCTAGACGACGCACCTGACGGCGCAAAGAATGGTCTTGAACTCTCGCAGAAGGCCAATGGCTTTCTGCCGAACCTCGTGCGGCTCCTTGCCAATGCTCCCATCGCTCTCGAAGCCTATCAGACATTGTCTGGAATCAATGCGCGCAGCGGACTGAGGCTCGCCGAGCGCGAGGCCGTTCAAATTACGGCGGCCGCCACGCATGGCTGTGGATTCTGCGTGGCGGGCCACACGATCGTGGCTTACGAGCGCGCTGGCCTGTCTGAAGACGTGGTCAATGCGCTGAGGAACAACGATCACGTTCCGAACGAGCGGCTGAACGCTATCGCGGAGTTTACGCGCGCTGTGATTCGCGGCCGGGGCAACGTCAACGACAACGAATTGAAAGCGTTCCGGGAGGCCGGATTTACCGATGCAAACGCGCTGGAAGTCGTGCTTGGTGTCAGCCTCGCCACGCTGTGCAATTTCGCCAACAATCTCGGCCGCTCCGAATTAAACCCGGAATACCTGCCGTATGCCTGGACCAATCCGACCGCGGCTGCAGCAGAGTAA
- a CDS encoding cytochrome ubiquinol oxidase subunit II codes for MSDKDRRSISCVKPAKEDGTWSGPNCRTPRLQFGPSSLRLLLSGSAVLLVGCSDKSQSFLTPSGPVSALEYHHLWLITLVTLIVVAPVIVGVPLLAWHYRYGNTRARYAPHWDFSSALEWPMWLVPVAIVVVLSLYLWSYTHELDPYRALAADKPPLRVEVVGLDWKWLFIYPDYGIATVGEMAFPQERPVSMKLTTDTVMQSFMIPALGGQIYAMPGMVTQLNLKANRTGDFEGMNTQYNGDGFHAQHFQAVAMTSQDFDSWVKAVRQNTVALNGANYRILAESSTPAEVQKQFGEAAMPKDVTFFNEVVPKLFATIVSRYHTGKSVSPSEQPGTAAYNAKVASK; via the coding sequence ATGTCTGACAAAGATCGTCGCTCAATTTCTTGCGTAAAGCCCGCCAAGGAAGATGGCACTTGGAGCGGACCGAATTGCCGGACGCCGCGGCTTCAGTTTGGCCCCAGTTCGTTGCGTCTGCTGCTTTCAGGATCAGCCGTCCTGCTGGTGGGCTGCTCCGACAAGAGTCAGAGCTTCCTGACGCCAAGCGGGCCCGTCTCCGCCCTCGAGTATCATCATTTGTGGCTGATCACGCTGGTCACGCTGATCGTCGTGGCGCCGGTGATCGTGGGCGTGCCGCTTCTGGCCTGGCACTATCGATACGGCAACACCCGTGCGCGCTACGCCCCACACTGGGACTTTTCGTCCGCGCTGGAATGGCCGATGTGGCTCGTCCCCGTCGCGATCGTCGTCGTTCTTTCCCTGTATTTGTGGAGCTACACCCACGAGCTTGACCCCTATCGCGCGCTCGCCGCGGACAAACCCCCGCTGCGCGTTGAGGTCGTCGGGCTCGACTGGAAATGGCTGTTCATCTACCCCGATTACGGCATTGCCACAGTGGGCGAGATGGCTTTTCCGCAGGAGCGCCCGGTGTCCATGAAGCTGACCACCGACACGGTGATGCAATCGTTCATGATCCCGGCGCTCGGCGGGCAAATCTACGCGATGCCGGGGATGGTCACACAACTGAATCTGAAAGCTAACCGAACTGGCGATTTCGAGGGGATGAACACCCAGTACAACGGCGACGGTTTTCACGCGCAGCACTTCCAGGCTGTTGCAATGACGTCGCAGGACTTCGACAGCTGGGTCAAAGCCGTACGGCAAAACACCGTGGCACTGAATGGGGCGAACTACAGGATTTTGGCTGAGAGTTCGACGCCGGCCGAGGTCCAAAAGCAGTTCGGCGAGGCCGCGATGCCAAAGGACGTCACGTTCTTCAACGAGGTCGTCCCCAAGCTTTTCGCAACAATCGTGAGCCGCTATCACACCGGCAAATCGGTTTCCCCATCTGAGCAGCCCGGTACGGCCGCCTACAATGCCAAGGTGGCAAGCAAGTGA
- a CDS encoding ABC transporter ATP-binding protein has translation MTAKPVLEASNIGLRYPGESHGVLQSFDFVLGAGETISILGSSGVGKSSLLRVLAGLQQPTDGIVRMNGVPLHGMNPRVSIAFQDPSLLPWLSLERNVAFGLSFKRQPHLSREESRARVDAAINAVGLSHARRLFPDQLSGGMAQRTALARCLARKPEILLLDEPFGALDEVTRSEMQHLLLKIVHDSRTAAVLITHDIDEALLVSDRLLLLGGAPAHQIGEWTIDLAKPREDYVAELGAIRVEILTTLRNAARRN, from the coding sequence ATGACCGCGAAGCCGGTGCTCGAAGCGAGCAATATTGGCCTTCGCTATCCGGGCGAGAGCCATGGTGTGCTTCAAAGCTTCGATTTCGTGCTTGGGGCCGGGGAGACTATCAGCATTCTCGGCTCGAGTGGTGTCGGCAAGTCGAGCCTGCTGCGCGTGCTGGCGGGGTTGCAGCAACCGACCGATGGAATCGTGCGTATGAATGGCGTGCCGCTGCACGGCATGAACCCGCGTGTGTCCATCGCATTCCAGGACCCGAGCCTCTTGCCGTGGTTGTCGCTCGAGAGGAACGTCGCCTTTGGTCTCAGCTTCAAGCGTCAGCCGCATCTGTCGCGCGAGGAAAGCCGCGCACGTGTGGATGCGGCGATTAATGCGGTAGGCTTGTCGCATGCACGTCGGCTTTTTCCGGATCAGTTGTCGGGCGGCATGGCGCAGCGAACGGCGCTGGCGCGGTGCCTCGCCCGAAAACCCGAAATTCTTCTGCTCGATGAGCCGTTTGGCGCACTTGACGAAGTAACGCGCAGTGAAATGCAGCATTTGCTGTTGAAGATCGTGCACGATTCCCGAACGGCGGCTGTCCTGATCACCCACGATATCGACGAAGCTCTCCTTGTCTCCGATCGCCTTCTTCTGCTGGGCGGCGCTCCGGCCCACCAGATCGGCGAGTGGACGATCGACCTGGCGAAGCCAAGGGAAGACTACGTTGCCGAACTTGGAGCAATCCGGGTCGAAATACTGACGACGCTACGAAACGCGGCTCGCCGCAACTGA
- a CDS encoding acyl-CoA dehydrogenase family protein — translation MRKLKVVILPTSLRTWLDATAQNIDTTSDNAAALLPKLAEAGLFRLGVPAVLGGHGGHVNDAIAGVAAVSEHSLAAGFVFWGQRTFIEYLLQSPNEALRDRLLPDVLAGRRAGATGLSNAMKFLAGIEGLQIKSTKTDGSLRVDGELPWVTNLRASGFDVAAAIQADGNNPAFVASLSSEDIGLERSGDLDLMAMRATSTAAVKINNVRIGVDRILHHNASEWLPKVRPAFLGLQCAMAIGLAHRSIAETTSRLKKGRDILREPSEALTNALVEAETQLQEGLCSKSFERSPEKLFELRIGFAAMAAKAVQIELSATGGRAYLTQPGEGFQRRLREVAFIPIITPSLVQLKSALDARQQPQLISEIA, via the coding sequence ATGCGAAAACTCAAAGTGGTAATACTCCCGACCAGCTTGAGGACGTGGCTCGACGCTACGGCACAAAACATCGACACGACGTCAGATAACGCAGCGGCGTTGTTGCCGAAGCTCGCCGAAGCCGGTCTTTTCCGGCTCGGCGTGCCCGCTGTGCTTGGCGGTCACGGCGGTCATGTGAACGATGCTATTGCAGGGGTCGCAGCCGTTTCTGAGCACTCGCTTGCGGCGGGCTTCGTATTTTGGGGCCAGCGCACGTTCATCGAATATCTGTTGCAGAGTCCCAACGAGGCTCTGCGTGACAGACTGTTGCCCGATGTTCTAGCAGGGCGTCGCGCCGGCGCGACCGGCCTTTCAAACGCGATGAAGTTTCTCGCAGGCATCGAGGGACTTCAGATCAAGTCGACTAAGACCGACGGGTCGCTGCGCGTGGATGGCGAGCTTCCATGGGTCACTAACCTTCGTGCGTCTGGATTCGATGTGGCAGCAGCCATTCAGGCCGACGGCAACAACCCCGCGTTCGTCGCCAGCCTGTCATCGGAGGACATCGGTCTTGAGCGATCTGGCGATCTAGACCTTATGGCCATGCGCGCGACCAGTACTGCTGCGGTCAAGATCAATAACGTGCGGATCGGCGTTGACCGCATCCTTCACCACAATGCCAGCGAATGGCTTCCGAAGGTGCGTCCGGCCTTTCTAGGCTTGCAATGCGCGATGGCGATTGGCCTTGCGCACCGCTCCATTGCCGAAACCACTAGCAGGCTGAAGAAAGGCCGCGATATTCTCCGCGAGCCGTCTGAGGCGCTCACGAATGCTCTCGTGGAAGCCGAGACTCAGTTACAAGAGGGGCTGTGCAGCAAGTCGTTCGAACGGTCACCGGAGAAGCTGTTCGAGCTACGCATTGGCTTCGCCGCGATGGCGGCGAAAGCTGTGCAGATTGAACTCTCGGCTACCGGCGGCAGGGCGTATCTCACTCAGCCGGGTGAGGGCTTTCAACGACGGCTGCGTGAAGTCGCCTTCATTCCGATCATCACGCCGAGCCTGGTCCAACTCAAAAGCGCTCTAGACGCGCGGCAACAGCCACAACTCATCAGCGAGATCGCATGA
- a CDS encoding DUF2474 domain-containing protein encodes MTGRSLSDSRKWLSRVGWLILIWAASVAALGAFALVLRAIMSVAGMTV; translated from the coding sequence ATGACAGGCCGGTCTCTTTCCGATAGCCGGAAATGGCTGAGCCGCGTTGGCTGGTTAATATTGATCTGGGCGGCAAGCGTCGCCGCTCTCGGAGCATTTGCGTTGGTTTTGCGTGCGATCATGTCGGTCGCAGGTATGACTGTCTGA
- a CDS encoding carboxymuconolactone decarboxylase family protein yields the protein MALRLDYTTIAAAGAKALGGVYGYIVQSGLPGPLVNLVYLRVSQINGCAYCIDMHSRDLIKEGLAIEKLVLVQAWRDAGGLFDTRERAALAWTETVTRVADTTVPEAEFQAASAVFSEKELADLTIAIGLMNTYNRLATGFRIPPAAAKDA from the coding sequence ATGGCCCTACGCTTGGACTACACAACCATCGCAGCGGCCGGCGCAAAGGCGCTCGGTGGCGTCTACGGCTACATCGTACAGTCGGGCCTGCCCGGACCGCTGGTGAACCTGGTTTATCTGCGCGTTTCGCAGATCAATGGCTGTGCCTATTGCATCGACATGCACTCGCGTGACCTGATCAAAGAAGGCCTTGCCATCGAAAAACTGGTGCTGGTCCAGGCCTGGCGCGATGCCGGTGGCCTATTTGACACACGCGAACGCGCTGCGCTCGCCTGGACCGAAACCGTCACCCGCGTTGCTGACACCACCGTGCCGGAGGCCGAGTTCCAGGCCGCCTCAGCTGTGTTCTCCGAGAAGGAGCTGGCCGATCTGACAATCGCGATCGGCCTGATGAACACCTACAATCGGTTGGCCACCGGATTTCGGATTCCGCCGGCGGCGGCAAAGGACGCCTGA
- a CDS encoding alpha/beta fold hydrolase, producing the protein MFFVWNDRRIHFVDEGSGPALVFLHGLGGNADNWLNQRRFFARTRRVLSLDFPGHGQSEGRDVGFRSYWHVIEGLLEHVGLSSTVICGLSKGARAGLALAARRPMRVDRIIVVSAFMHLAPDDEAKRLALYDILAQKDGARSWANQLLDSMGVANRPAIVRGFLKSLDAIDPEHIQSIFRELITYDQRPELKDVSCPALLVRGEEDGFVPSYCIEELHHGLTNSQVVRLPACGHLPYLEDPTGFNILVSDFVA; encoded by the coding sequence ATGTTCTTCGTGTGGAATGACCGGCGAATCCATTTTGTGGACGAGGGCTCCGGCCCTGCACTTGTGTTTCTTCATGGCCTCGGCGGCAACGCCGACAACTGGCTGAACCAACGTCGCTTTTTCGCGCGCACGCGTCGAGTGTTGAGTCTCGATTTTCCCGGCCACGGTCAGTCCGAAGGCCGCGACGTGGGCTTTCGTAGTTACTGGCACGTCATCGAAGGGCTGCTCGAACATGTTGGCCTATCTTCTACTGTGATTTGTGGCCTTTCGAAAGGTGCGCGCGCTGGCCTCGCGCTCGCCGCCAGGCGGCCGATGCGCGTCGATCGCATCATTGTCGTCAGTGCGTTCATGCATCTGGCGCCTGACGACGAGGCGAAGCGGTTAGCGCTCTACGATATCCTGGCGCAGAAAGATGGCGCGAGGTCGTGGGCCAACCAGTTGCTCGACAGTATGGGTGTTGCCAACCGGCCAGCGATCGTCCGCGGATTCCTGAAGTCCCTCGATGCAATCGATCCGGAGCATATACAGTCGATCTTTCGGGAGCTGATCACCTACGACCAGCGTCCCGAACTAAAGGATGTCTCCTGTCCGGCGCTTCTGGTCCGTGGAGAAGAGGACGGGTTCGTCCCGTCCTATTGCATTGAAGAACTTCATCACGGTCTAACGAACAGTCAAGTAGTGCGGCTGCCGGCCTGCGGCCATCTTCCCTACCTGGAAGATCCCACAGGATTCAATATCCTCGTTTCTGATTTCGTCGCTTGA